From one Neorhizobium galegae genomic stretch:
- a CDS encoding shikimate dehydrogenase family protein, with protein MVSSVNIRGTTRLIGIIGDPIAQAKSPAAVNPLFAARGADIVSVPLHVPAKDLTTIWAGLKAMPNLVGFGITLPHKQTAIDLCDSLDPVAVRVGAVNFVRRERDGSFRGYQFDGKGFVRGLRSKGIAMEGRDALIIGAGGASVAIAFALVEAGANSITVSNRTFDKAEALVETVNADFGRKVAKAGKPEPEAGQLVINATSLGLQDTDALPLNPDLLQPSMTFAEVIAQPETTRLLALAAAKGVETHSGMHMITGQANLTVDHICELWA; from the coding sequence GTGGTAAGCAGTGTCAACATTCGCGGCACAACCAGGCTGATTGGCATCATCGGCGACCCTATCGCCCAGGCCAAGTCGCCAGCGGCGGTCAACCCACTCTTTGCGGCACGCGGAGCAGATATCGTATCTGTCCCGCTCCATGTTCCCGCAAAGGACCTGACTACAATCTGGGCCGGTCTGAAGGCGATGCCGAACCTCGTGGGGTTCGGCATTACCCTACCTCATAAACAGACGGCGATCGATCTCTGCGACAGTCTCGATCCGGTGGCTGTCCGGGTCGGCGCCGTCAACTTCGTCCGGCGCGAGCGCGACGGCAGCTTTCGAGGCTATCAGTTCGACGGCAAGGGCTTTGTGCGCGGCCTCCGGTCGAAGGGGATCGCGATGGAAGGTCGCGACGCGCTCATCATCGGAGCTGGTGGTGCTTCGGTCGCTATAGCCTTTGCCCTCGTCGAGGCCGGCGCCAATAGCATCACGGTGTCAAATCGAACCTTTGACAAAGCCGAAGCGCTGGTGGAGACGGTGAACGCTGACTTTGGAAGAAAGGTTGCCAAGGCAGGCAAACCCGAGCCGGAAGCAGGCCAGCTCGTCATCAATGCCACGTCACTCGGCCTTCAGGATACGGACGCGCTACCGCTTAATCCAGATCTCCTGCAGCCTAGCATGACATTCGCCGAAGTCATTGCCCAACCCGAGACTACCAGACTTCTCGCACTGGCCGCCGCAAAGGGTGTCGAAACCCATTCCGGCATGCACATGATCACCGGACAAGCCAACCTCACCGTGGACCACATCTGTGAGCTCTGGGCTTAG